TCCTCGGCTTCTTACCTTCACTTTGCCAGAGCACCGATAAGGATAAAGACGCACTGCCGTTGAGTTCAGTGTGTCCAATGTGCCGTCACCGTTGCGCAGATCAACCTCGACGTTAGCATCCACAATCGGCATTCGGAAATATACGCCCGTGTTGAGCGTGGTGCCCTTGTCACGGGCTTGCACAGCCTTGATTTTGACCGTGGGGGCCAGCATAGGGAACGTCACCTCACTTGCCCCCTGACCCGTCACTTCGTGGAAGCCACGCGCATTAAATACATAGTTTTGCCCTTCTACGTAGACGGTCCCCTCAATGGTGTTATTGCTGCCGCCCACACCATTATGAGCTATGCCAAAGGGAGCTGATGTACCTAGCCTTGATACGGCATCTGTCACCTTGCAATAATCGCAAGTGTCCATATCGACGGTGTGCCGGTCACCGAAACCTAACACACCATCAATGTTCACGTTGAAGGAGCCCTGCAAAATTCCAAGTCCGTAGGTCCCGGCGACACGGACGTCTTTTGTCGTGAAGTTGGACCCCTGAACATTGGTACAAGCGCGGAAACTATTCCCCGTACCGCCAGCCCCTTCGGTGTGCATTCGGTTGTGAACTTCCATACCTGAAACCACATATCGGCCTGATCAATCGCGACGGCCTCTTCATCGCTGATCCGGCTGATCTCGCCATCGATGACTTACACCGACACCACCGGCCACATTGCGATTGCAAGGGCGGGGGGCAACGTTGAGGTACAATCGCCAAGATAATTCGTGGTTGTGAAAGGCTTGATGGTGACGGGGAATGATCCTGATTGCGATGATAGGTGGCCCAGTGGCTCACGTCCCGCCGATGGCAGTCTCGCCTTGACCGCTGTCGGTTTGACCGTCGATCCCTCCCGGTGGGACCACCAGCGTGAATGTGGTCCAGTCATCGTTGGAGCTGACTTCCAGCTTGCCACCATGCGCCTTGGCGATTTCAGAGGCGATATAGAGCCCCAGGCCCAGGCCCATTTGATCCCCGTGGTTGGTGCTGCGCATAAAGGGATCAAACAGCCGCTCCATGGCCGATGGCGGTATCGGCGCGCCAGCATTTCTCACGCCAAGCTCGAAGGCACCTTCATCTATCGTGTTCAAATTCACGAAAATGGGGTGCTCAGGATCACCATAGGTCAGCGCATTTCCCAGCAGGTTGGACAAAAGCTGTCCGACACGTGGACCATCACATCTGACCGTGCCCTGTAAAGAGATATCGAGCTGGATCTCACGATCCGTATTGGCCGCGCGCAATTCGTTCACGACCTGCCTGACCTCGGTTTCCAGGACCGCTTCGTCAGACATATTCAACTCGATGCCCCCTCCCAGACGATTGCGTGCGAAATCAAGAATATTATGGATCAACAGTGACATGCGTTTCACCGAACCCTGCGTCAGCTCAACAATCTCCTGGCCCGTCTCACTAAGCGATTCTCGCGCAAGCATCCCCACGGAGGAAGATATGGAAGCGACCGGGTTAAGCAGATCATGGCCCAAGATCGCGACAAACTGCTCGCGCAGCTTCCCCTCGCGCTGCGTCAACAACAGCTGTGCTTCCGCCTCCGCACGCGCCTTGGCGAGGTCGCGTTCGAAAGCGCGCCGCGCGTCGGCCAGCAAAAAGGCGATGGTGGTCCTGCATTCTTTGCCCGAACCTGTGGTTTCGGCACTTAACAATACAGGAACCTTGCTGCCGTCTTTGGCAATGAGGTCAAGGCTTGCCCCGTCTACTTTCCCGTTCAGCGCCAGCATGGGCACGAAACTGGTTTCATAGACAACCCTGCTGGCCTTGCTCAGCAGACCGATGACAGGGGTCCCGTCCAACTCTGAAGCGCTCATTGCGAGCCAGCCGTGTAACCTGTTGTTCGTTTCAAGGATGATCCCCCGATCATCGTGGACAAGATGGCCGCAGGGGGTATTCTGGAATGACGGGGGTGCTGGTGAAAGTTCTGGACGGTCCGGCATCAAACGAAATCCCGGATCGCCGCGATCACCTGATCAGGTGCGGTGAGGTTCGGACAGTGACCGGTTGCGTCGAGCATCAGCAGCTTGCTGTTCGGGATCTGATCGCGGACGTATTCCCCCACATGTTCAGGGGCGATGATGTCTTCCTTGCATTGCAGCACAAGTGTTCTTGCGGTGATCTTAGGCAGGTCGGCACGATTGTCTGATGTAAATGTCGCCCGTGCAAAGCCCGAAGCGATTTTCGGGTCAAGTTTGCAGAAACTCTCGGTCAACTCTTGCCCATGCTCAGGGCGGTCTGCATTGGCCACGATAGCAGGGGCGAGCGCCGCAGACCATGCAAGGGGATTATCGTCGAGCGAGGCCAGAAGCTCTTCGATGTCGTCAGGGCTGAACCCGCCAATATAATCCTCATCATCGATGTAGCGTGGTGAAGGGCTGACCATGATCAGGGTGCTGAACATTTCAGGCTCTTGTATCGTCGCCAGAGCGCCAATCATGGCGCTGACGGAATGACCGACAAATATACCGTCGCGTATATCAAGTTCTTTGCCGATTCTGACCACATCCTCAGCATATCCCCCAAGTGTAGAGTACTTGTCCGGGTCATAGGCATTGGGGTTGGATCCGCCAGCACCGATATAGTCGAATGCCACAACCTTATGCGAGGATTCGAAAGACGGCACCACATGGCGCCACATTGTCTGATCACAGCCAAAGCCATGCGCAAAGAGCATCTGGCGCGCACCTGAACCAGATACCCTTACATTGTGCTGAAGAAGTGGGTTCATTAACTCACTGACGTGTTTAGGAAATATTGGAGCCGAATTATCGTCCATTTGGCAGACCAAGCCAAGCAGGAAGTTGCATCCGTGGCGTCAGGAAACGGCGGGCCATTTTTCGAAACCTATGAAGGCATGGCGTGTTTTGAAAGCGCCCCCGTTTTGGCGGCATTGGCTGGGTAGGGAAAGTGAAGCCGTTGTCTGAGCGACCCGCTAAAGCTATATAATTTATAAGGCGAGCTGGGGGCTGATTTTCATGAGATTCGGTTTCAGGGTGGGCATTGGAGAAGGTCGAAGAGTCTGTTCATGACGATATAGACAGGTCGTCCATCACCTTGCACCTGCTTCAACTTCGCGTTTAGATCGCGCCATGAGCAAGAGTTTAAAACGTGTCCGCACCGCCCTCGAAACTGCCGGATTGATCACGGATATCCGCGAGACCGCCTTGTCGCGCACCGCACAGGATGCCGCGGATGCGCTGGGGTGTCAGGTCGACCAGATTGCCAAATCGATCATTTTACGGGGGGAAACGTCAGGCGAGGCGCTGTTGTTTATTACGGCTGGTGGGCAAACCGTTGATCTGGATGCTGCTGCCGCCCTTGCGGGGGAGCCGTTGGGCAAGGCGGATGCGGCGTTGATAAGGGCACAGACTGGCTTTGCCATTGGCGGTGTTTCTCCCATTGGTCATGTGAACGAAACCCGAAAATGGTTTGACCGGTCACTGCTGGCCTTTGACATCGTATGGGCCGCCGCCGGGACGCCGCACCATGTATTCGCGTTGGCACCGCAAAAAATGGCATTGCTTGCACAGGCGGAAGTGGCGGATTTTATTACCGCCTAGGGGCAGAGGGGCGCCGCTGCTTTGCGCTGTGCGCGCAGAGTCGGTGGATAGTTGGCACCGTTTGCAGATGCGTTGAGCTTGGGCGTTTTTTCATCTTTGGGTCATGTCACGCCCTGCAACAGCACGCATGGGCATTTCCAGCCCTTGCTCCTGACCACGGACTGACGCAAAGATCAGCGCATGACACTTTCCCTTGCCTCTCTAATCACCCGCATTCCACGTATCTTTGATCAAGATCGCGCCCGCGATGCCTTGGCCTTGGTCCCAGATGCCCCGGCAGAGGTACGTGACCTTGTGGCGGGGGCAGCCGCCTGCGCGCCCTATCTGCTGAGCCTGCTGGAAAAAGAATCCGCATGGTTGGGGCAAGCGGTCGAGGATCCTGCAAAAGCGGTGCAGGCGGTGATCGACGGGGCGGCGGCACTCCCTTATTCGGAGGTTGGTGATGGTCTGCGCCGTGGCAAACGCCGATTGGCGCTGATGACGGCGCTATGTGATCTGGGTGGGGCATGGTCGCTGGAACAGGTGACGGGTGCCTTGACGGATTATGCTGACGCGGCCTGTGGCGCGGCCTTGCGTGCGGGGCTGGCCCCGCAAATTGCGCGCGGGAAATTGCCCGGCATGAGCGAGGATGATCTGGCGGATGCAGGTGGCATGGTGGTGCTTGCCATGGGCAAGATGGGCGCGCGCGAGCTGAACTATTCCTCAGACATCGATCTGATCTGCCTGTTTGATGAGACCCGTTTCGAGGTGGATGATTTCCACGCCGCCCGCACCGCATTTGTCCGCGCCACCCGCGCGATGAGCGGCACGTTAAGCGATCTTACCGGCGCGGGGTATGTTTTCCGCACCGACCTGCGCCTGCGTCCTGATCCGGCTGTCACCCCGGTCTGTATGGCGATGGAGGCCGCGGAGCGGTATTATGAGAGTCTGGGGCGGACATGGGAACGTGCGGCCTATATCAAGGCGCGGCCCTGCGCCGGAGATCTGGATGCGGGGGCGCGGTTTATCAAAACCTTGCGCCCCTTTATCTGGCGGCGCCATCTGGATTTTGCCGCGATTCAGGATGCCCATGACATGCGTCTTGCGATCCGCGAACACAAGGGGCTGGGCGGGCCGATCACCCTGCCGGGGCATAATATGAAACTGGGGCGCGGCGGCATTCGCGAGATCGAGTTTTTCACCCAGACACGCCAGTTGATTGCCGGCGGGCGCGACCCGGAGCTGCGTGGCCGGGGCACCTGTGCCAACCTTGAGATTCTGGCGCAGAAGAACTGGATCCCGACGGAAGTGGCGCAAAGTCTGACCGATCATTACCGCGCCCACCGTACGGTCGAACACCGCTTGCAAATGGTACGCGATGCCCAGACCCACGACCTGCCGCAGTCCAAAGAGGGTTTTGCCCGATTGGCGGCGATGATGGATTTGGAAGTGCCCGATCTTGAGGCCGATCTGCACCGCCGCCTGTCCGATGTACACGAAACCACCGAAGGGTTTTTCGCCGGCACCCAGAGCAAAGCCAAAGCCACCGGCGAAGCGCATCGTTTTGACATGCAGGTGCTGGACCGCTGGCACAGCTATCCTGCTTTCCGTTCTGAACGTGGTGCCGAGATATTTGAACGCCTGAAACCTGATCTGCTGGCACGATTGGCCCATGCGGCGAAACCGGATGAGGCGCTGCTGGCTTTTGACGGCTTCCTTGAACGCCTGCCGGCAGGGGTGCAGCTTTTCTCGCTGCTGAACGCCAACCCGCAACTGGCGGATCTGCTGATTGACGTGGTCAGTACCTCACCGGCACTGGCAAAACACCTGTCGCGCAATGCCGCTGTATTCGATGCGGTGATTGGTGGTGATTTCTTCAGCGACTGGCCCGGAGAGGCGGGGCTGCGCGAGGCGCTAAGCACTGTGCTCGCGCAGGAACCCAGTTACGAGGCACAATTGGACGGCACCCGCCGATGGGCGCGTGAATGGCATTTCCGCATTGGCGTGCATCTGCTGCGTGGGTTGACCAATGCCGAAACTGCGGGGCTGCAATATGCCGATCTGGCGCGCGCTGTACTCGGCGCGCTCTGGCCGGTGGTGACGGATGAGTTCGCCACCCGCTACGGGCCGTCACCCGGGCGGGGGGCGGTGCTGCTGGGCATGGGGTCGCTGGGGGCAGGGCGATTGAATGCCACTTCGGATCTGGACCTGCTGGTGATCTATGATCCGCTGGATCAAGATGTTTCGGAGGGGAAACGTTCGCTGCCTTCGCGCACCTATTATGCGCGGCTGACACAGGCGATGATCACTGCCATGACCGCGCCGATGTCACAGGGGAAACTCTATGAAATCGACATGCGCTTGCGCCCGTCCGGCAATCAGGGACCAGTGGCGACCAGCTTGGCCAGCTTTGAAAGCTATCAGAAAACCCAGGCTTGGGTCTGGGAACATCTGGCCCTGACCCGTGCCAGTGTTGTGGCCGGACCCGAGGCATTGGGCGCAGATGTTGACCTGATGTGTGCACAGGTACTGGCGCTTTCCAGCCCGCAGGAAAAGGTTGTGGCAGAAGTGGCCGACATGCGCGACAGGATTGCAGCCAGCAAGGCCGTGGCGGGGCCGTGGGACGCCAAAATCGGACCGGGCCGGTTACAGGACATCGAGTTGTTTGCCCAATCCGGTGCGCTGATTGCAGGACGTGCGGCGCATCGTATTCTGGACGGCATCGAGGCGGCTTTGGCCAAAGGGCTGATCGATGACGCCGGGGCGCAAACCCTGCGCCGTGCCTATGATGCTTGCTGGCAATTGCAATGCGCGGGAAAGCTGTTATCCCCCGACGCGCTGGATACCGGGGCGCTAGGGCAGGCAGGCGCTGCGTTTCTGGCCCGCGCCCTTGGTTGCGACACATTGGACGAGGTCGAGGCGCAAATGGAACAGAAATGCACCGCTGCAGCTGCTGTAATCACCGCTGCATTGGCAGGGCCCGAAGGAGTAGCATGATGGAAAAAGGCGACGTGCAAGACCCCAAGGGATTGATATTCGAGAGTTTTCGGATTGAAGGCATCACCAAACCGGAATGCCGTACGATTTTTCTGGATTGGGCGCTCAGCCTGCCACTTGAGCAGAATGCCAACAGCACCATCAGCCAGCTTTTGGCACGGTATCAACCTGACCATCCCGACCATCCGATGACCGAGGTGTTGAACGAAGGGCTGCACAACATGTCCGCCCCGCGTCGTCGTGGCGGCTGGCGTAATCGGGTGCGCAACTGACCCTGGCTGATGTGCCGGGAACTGGCGAGATCACCGGGCGCAACCTTTGGGCGGTGGCAGTCCCAGAAAATTTGTGAAAAAGCCGCATTACGGCCTCAATCCTTCATTATTTTCTTTCGCAAAGATGAAGGCGGGATTGCAAAATAAATCCCCGAATGAGGTAGTAGACATGTTGAATTTTAGGTTCGATCGGAAACGCTGCGCAAAACTCGCTTTGGGTGCGGCACTTGTGGGTTCACTGGCCGCCTGTGGCAACAAGCCCGATATCGCCAGCCGCAATCTATCAAAGGATGTGATTCCCGGTACTGCCACAACCGTCGCTGCCGCGACACCACAGTCACAGAAAAACCTACGCTCAACGGCGCAATTGCCCATGACCGTTACAGCGATCAATATCAATGTGCCACGTTCGCTGACCGTGTCCGAGGCCAACCTCTATTACCCAAAAGCGGATATCGTCTGGCGCGGCGAATTGATCGGTGATCGTCATGCGCAAATTGAACAGATTTTCGATACCGCCTTTCGCGCCGGCACCGCTGATCTCTCCGGTCCGACCGGTGTGATTTTGGATGCTGAAGTGGTGCGCTTCCATTCCGTGACAGAAAAAGCCCGTTATTCGGTGGGTGGCGTGCATAACATGATCTTCAAACTGACCGTGCGCCGCGCCTCTACAGGCGAGGCGCTGGGACCGACCCGTCTGGTCAGAGCGGACCTTCCAGCTTTCGGCGGCAAGGAAGCCATTGATGCAGACCGTGCAGGGCAGACACAGAAGGTACGCGTGACCAATTTCCTGTCTCAGGCGATCCGCCATGAATTGGCGCGGTTTGTCGCGGCCTAGGCACAGTTTGACCAATTCAACGCTTTCCCAAAGGCGTTTTACCTACTAAAGGGGCGTTATGACAGCGCCCCACACCCCACCCGCAAACGATGATCCTGCAACCGCCACGGCGACAAGCGCCTTGCCGACCGTTCGGATGATGCCCAAGGCCAATGCCCGTGCCGTCCGGTTCGGCGCACCATGGGTCTATGCCAATGAAATGGTCGTGGATCGGCGCACCAAGAACCTTGCCCCCGGCACGCTGGCCCGTCTGGAAGACGCGGAACGCCAGCCGCTGGGGCTGGTCGCGGTGAACCCCAATTCCAAGATCATTGGTCGGATGCTGGATGCAGATCCAGAAACCGTGATTGACCAGGCGTGGTTTGAGGACAAGATTGCCCGTGCCCTTGCCCTGCGCTCGCAGCTGTTTGATGCACCTTATTATCGCCTGATCCATGCCGAGGCCGACGGTCTGCCCGGTGTGATCATCGACCGTTTCGGGGATACCTGCGTGGTGCAACCCAATGCTGCCTGGGCCGATCTGAGGATGGAAATGCTCAGTGCGGCGCTGGTTGCCGTGACCGGCGTGGGCAATGTGCTGAAAAATGCGGGCGGGCGCACCCGCACCCTAGAAGGTTTGGATGATATATCCGGGGTGACCGCAGGAACCCTGCCGGATGGCCCGTTGCCGGTGCCGATGAACGGCGCGACATATATGGCTGATCTGACCGGCGGCCAGAAAACCGGCCTGTTTTATGATCAACGCCCTAACCACGCCTTTGCGGCAAATATGACGCGGGGCCTGCGGGTGCTGGATGTGTTTTCCCATGTTGGAGGGTTTTCATTGGCTGCCCTTGCGGCGGGTGCTGAAAGCGCAATGGCCGTTGACGGCTCTGCCCCGGCGCTGGAACTGGCCACCCAAGGGGCGGCCGCCATGTCGATGCAGGAGAAATTCACCGTGCGTCAGGGCGACGCCTTTGACACGCTGGCCGCGCTGCGCAGCGAAGGCGCTGAGTTTGATGTGGTGATCTGTGATCCACCGTCCTTTGCCCCATCCAAAAAGGCACTGGAAGCAGGGCTGCGGGCCTATGAACGCATTGCCCGTCTGGCCGCGCCTCTGGTTGCGGAAAACGGTATTCTGGGCCTGTGTTCCTGTTCACATGCTGCGGATCTGGCGGCGTTCCGCACCGCCTCTGTACGCGGTATCGGACGGGCAGGGCGGCGTGGCATCCTGCTGCACACCGGCTTTGCCGGGGCGGACCATCCACAACTGCCGCAACTGGCCGAAAGCGGTTACCTCAAATCGCTGTTCTTCCGCCTCTGATGGCACCGCGTATCCTGATCGACGCTTGCGTTTTATACCCGACGGTAATGCGCGAAGTGGTGATGGGCGCGGCCAAGGCAGGGCTGTTTCAGCCGATCTGGTCCGAAAGGATACTGGAAGAATGGGCCCGCGCGGCGATCAAGCTGGGCCCGATGGGCGAAATGCAGGCGCGAAGCGAAATTGCCATGCTGCGCGCCGGATGGCCCGCCGCCGAACGTCCTGCCGCGCCGCAAGTTGCACAGCGCCTGTGGCTGCCGGATGAAGACGACATTCACGTTTTGGCCGTGGCGGTCGATGCCAGTGCCGACATGGTCATGACCTTGAATGCCAAGGATTTTCCCCGTGATCTTCTGGCCGAACAAGACCTGATCCGCGTCGATCCCGACAGCTATCTGCACCAGCTTTGGCAGGACCACCCGCAGCTGATTGCGCAAGCGGCTGAGGATGTGCTGGCCACGGCCCGCAACCTGTCCGGCAAGCATTGGGAACTACGTGCCTTGCTCAAAAAAGCACGGCTGCCCCGATTGGCCAAAGCCCTGTCCCCGCCGCGTCAATCCTGAGGGCGCAGCTCAGCTGTCCCAGCGTTTTTGCAGCATTTGCAGTGCCCTGATCCGCTCATCCGTCTTGGGGTGACTGAGCAACCATGCAGGGGCGGTGCCGGAATTGGATTGGGTCAACGCCTCGAGCTTTTCAAACAAGGATATCTGCGGAGCGACGCCGATTCCGGCTTTGCTGAGTAGGGCGGCGGCATAGGCGTCTGCCTCATATTCATCACTGCGTGACAGGCGGGCGGCCAGCAAGGTTGTCAGCATATTAGCGATCCAGATCCCGGCAAAAGGAATGAACCGCCCCAGCACCATCGCCAAGGCAGTGCGCAACGCGTTTTGTCCAGAGAAATCAATCATCCGGCGGCGCGAATGGCCCAGAGCCACATGGCCCAGCTCATGTGCAATCACGCTGGCCAGCTCTTCCGCTGTGACCTCGCCTTTGCGGAATTTGTTGTAGAACCCACGGGTGATAAAGATCCGCCCGTCTGGTGCCGCCAGCCCGTTCACCGGTTCAATTTCATAAATATGGACATTGATCCGTGGCAGATCCAAAGCGCGGGCCAACCGGTCGCTCATGTCTTTAAGTGCAGGATCGGCCAGCACGGTGGAACGCGCATCCAGTTCCCGTGCCGTGCGCCACGCCGAAAAGCGATACATTGCAAAGCCGTAGGCCACTGCGAGCAAGATGGGAAGGACACGGATCATGAGGCTAATATGGGGTTGATCCGGCGACAAGCAAGCGATGCGGCCAGATGGGGTGTTTGAAACTGGCGCAGGTAGGTCAGCGCGTTAACTCTTTGATGCCGCGCGAAAGACCTTCAAGGGTCATCGGCACCATGGCTTGCGGGCCGAAAATCTCTTGGATCATGGCGATGGACTGGGTGTAGGGCCAGTATTTCTCGGGCACCGGGTTGATCCACAGATTGCTGGTCCATTGATCCCTTGCGCGTGCCAGCCATGTTGATCCCGCTTCGGCGTTCCAATGTTCATTGGCCCCACCGGGATAGGCAATCTCATATGGAGACATAGATGCATCACCTACGAAAATACATTTGTAATCAGGTCCATAGGTGCGCAAAATTTCGTGGGTTTCCAATTGCTGGTCCCAGCGGCGGCGGTTGTCTTTCCACACGCCCTCATAAAGGCAATTGTGGAAATAGAAGTGTTCCATATGTTTGAATTCGGATTTCGCGGCCGAAAACAATTCCTCTACCACCTTCACATGCGGATCCATGGAGCCGCCAATATCGAGGAACAACAATACCTTGACGGCATTGCGCCGCTCGGGGCGGGTTTTCACATCAAGATAACCATGTTCGGCAGTGGCGCGGATGGTGCCGCCAAGGTCCAGCTCTTCTTCGGCCCCATCGCGCGCCCAGCGGCGCAGGCGTTTCAGGGCAACCTTGATGTTGCGCGTGCCAAGTTCAACTGTGTCATCCAGGTTCTTGAATTCACGTTTGTCCCAGACTTTCACCGCCCGCTGATGGCGCGATTCATTCTGGCCGATCCGCACCCCTTCGGGGTTATAGCCATAAGCACCAAAAGGCGAGGTGCCCGCGGTGCCGACCCATTTGTTGCCACCCTGATGCCGACCTTTTTGCTCCTCAAGCCGCTTTTTCAGCGTCTCCATCAGCTTGTCAAAACCACCGGCGGCTTCGATCTCTGCTTTCTCTTCGGGTGAAAGATGCTTTTCAGCCATCTTTTCCAGCCAGTCCTTGGGGATTTCAACCGCTTCAAGAACGTCGTCCAAGCTGATGTTTTCCAAGCCTTTAAAGGCGGCTGCAAAGGCTCTGTCGAACTTGTCGATATTGCGTTCGTCTTTGACCATTGCAACACGGGCGAGGTAATAGAAAGCCTCGACATCATAGGTGGCGATGCCAGCGGCCATGCCGTCGAGAAACGCCAGAAACTCGCGCATGGAGACCGGCACCTTATGGGCGCGCAGCTGATCAAAGAAGGGTAAAAACATCAGGCAGTCAGCAGAAACCGGTCCAGCAGAACCGTCAGCACCATACCGACAACCATAAATGCCATGGCGAATCCGGCGGCATATTGCGCCATATCCTTGCGGTTCCCACCGCGTTTACGGGCAGTATACCCGCCCCATAACACACCGATAATTCCTAGACCGATAACGATCATTCGTGACCCCACTTTGTCCGGTGGGCAGCTTATCCTTTAAGCGGGTTCAATGACGCGATCTCGCGCAGCTTGGCCCGCACTGCCCAATCTGGTCCAAAGCCGTATCGCGCCCAGCCGATGCTGTCCAGTCTGACGCTGCGCGCTTCGGCGTGGCGGTTTTCCAGTTCCAGTGCTTCGGAGCGCAGCAGCAGCAAAGTCGACAGCAAGGCGGCGTTTTCGCTGGCTGTTGCGGTGTTGATATGGGGTGCAATGATCCGCAGGGCCTCGGCCCCGTCACCGCGGGTGATGGCATAGGCTGAAAGCTGCGTGGCGACATAGGCGCGGTGCAATCTGGTGCCCGGAGTGTTGGCATAATAGCGCTCTGCCTCGATATAGTGGCGATGTGCCAGTCCGGGATCAGAGGTCTGCATCACACGGCCCATGGCGTAATGGGCAAAGGCGCGGCGGTGGTCCTGCCAGCCCATGGCGGTTGCGATGCGGATCGCCTCCTTCGCCGAGGAGGTGCGCCCTTCAAAGGAAATGGACCGGCCAAGTGCGGTTTGCACTGCTTTGCTCCACTCACGCGGGGTGCGCGTGGCGTAACGGGCCGGTTTATGCACACCGCGCGGATTGGTGCGGGCCAGAATGCCGGGCAGGGCGGCGGCAACCTGTCCACGGCTCATGCCAGAGCGCAACGCGGGATCGTAATAGGTCCGCAGAATCAGCATATCGAAACCGGTCAGCACCGTATGCACATTGTCGTCGTTGAACACGCTGTCCGGCAAGCGGTACAGGTCGTTCAACGGACCAAGCGCCTGTGCCAGTTCTTCATGTAGGCAATCGCGTACTTCTTGCGGGCTGGAGTCATTTGGCAGGAAAATCGACAGGCGTTCGCGTTTTTGCAGCAGGGTCCAATTGGTCTGCGGCTTGCGGCGGGCCTTGCTGTATTCGGCCAGCGAAGAAACATTGGGTGCTACAAAACAGGCGGCCTGAGGCAAAACCGAACGAATTTCCGCACCGCTCACCGCCTGAATGGTGATATTGGCATCTGCGGCGTTGGTCTGGCTGATGTCAATCCGCGCCTCATTGCGCAGCCGCGAGATCAGACGTTTCAGATCGGGACCAAGGGTAGCTGTAGCGTTGCCGGTGACACGCACAGTGATCGGCGTTTCGAACCGGGTAAGCACCGGCAGCTTGCGACCGCTTTCCATCTGGAACGATAGTTCGATGAAATCCAGCGCCAGATCATTGTTTGAACGCACCGGCGCAAGGGGAACGCTGGTGGCGAAACTTTTCATCGGGGGCAGGGAGCTGTCGGCGAAATTTGCACGTGTCGCGACGTCATGTTGCGAGGCGGGCACACAGGCGTTCAACAGCATGACCAGTGGCAGGACTGTGCGCGCTCTCATGGACAAAACCCATTGTTCATTGGGGTTTCATTCGGAAAACGACGTGCCACACGCACACCAGAGGAGCGCACGTAAGGTGCTGAACTGATCATCATAACTGCCTGCCTGTCCTTTTTGGACGTTTGGATTTCAGGTCTTATCGCCTTCCATCCGGTCCTTAGTAGGGAGCAATTAAGGCAAATTTGGGGCAAATAAGGCGAATTGGGGCAGGGGGTATTCGGTTACAACGGGGAATATAGAGCTGGCCAAACAAATGACACAATTAGAAGGGGTTACAGGGACTTCCTAGTGAATTTCCTGCCAGCCAGCAGGCGAAACGTTGCAAAGTGCGCACAGGTTGCGGCGCTTTGCTGCAAGTTCGCGATTAACTGTTGATATTATCTGCTTAGCGTC
This DNA window, taken from Sulfitobacter pacificus, encodes the following:
- a CDS encoding RSP_2648 family PIN domain-containing protein yields the protein MAPRILIDACVLYPTVMREVVMGAAKAGLFQPIWSERILEEWARAAIKLGPMGEMQARSEIAMLRAGWPAAERPAAPQVAQRLWLPDEDDIHVLAVAVDASADMVMTLNAKDFPRDLLAEQDLIRVDPDSYLHQLWQDHPQLIAQAAEDVLATARNLSGKHWELRALLKKARLPRLAKALSPPRQS
- a CDS encoding M48 family metalloprotease translates to MIRVLPILLAVAYGFAMYRFSAWRTARELDARSTVLADPALKDMSDRLARALDLPRINVHIYEIEPVNGLAAPDGRIFITRGFYNKFRKGEVTAEELASVIAHELGHVALGHSRRRMIDFSGQNALRTALAMVLGRFIPFAGIWIANMLTTLLAARLSRSDEYEADAYAAALLSKAGIGVAPQISLFEKLEALTQSNSGTAPAWLLSHPKTDERIRALQMLQKRWDS
- a CDS encoding vWA domain-containing protein; translated protein: MFLPFFDQLRAHKVPVSMREFLAFLDGMAAGIATYDVEAFYYLARVAMVKDERNIDKFDRAFAAAFKGLENISLDDVLEAVEIPKDWLEKMAEKHLSPEEKAEIEAAGGFDKLMETLKKRLEEQKGRHQGGNKWVGTAGTSPFGAYGYNPEGVRIGQNESRHQRAVKVWDKREFKNLDDTVELGTRNIKVALKRLRRWARDGAEEELDLGGTIRATAEHGYLDVKTRPERRNAVKVLLFLDIGGSMDPHVKVVEELFSAAKSEFKHMEHFYFHNCLYEGVWKDNRRRWDQQLETHEILRTYGPDYKCIFVGDASMSPYEIAYPGGANEHWNAEAGSTWLARARDQWTSNLWINPVPEKYWPYTQSIAMIQEIFGPQAMVPMTLEGLSRGIKELTR
- a CDS encoding apolipoprotein acyltransferase; this translates as MIVIGLGIIGVLWGGYTARKRGGNRKDMAQYAAGFAMAFMVVGMVLTVLLDRFLLTA
- a CDS encoding DUF2927 domain-containing protein; its protein translation is MRARTVLPLVMLLNACVPASQHDVATRANFADSSLPPMKSFATSVPLAPVRSNNDLALDFIELSFQMESGRKLPVLTRFETPITVRVTGNATATLGPDLKRLISRLRNEARIDISQTNAADANITIQAVSGAEIRSVLPQAACFVAPNVSSLAEYSKARRKPQTNWTLLQKRERLSIFLPNDSSPQEVRDCLHEELAQALGPLNDLYRLPDSVFNDDNVHTVLTGFDMLILRTYYDPALRSGMSRGQVAAALPGILARTNPRGVHKPARYATRTPREWSKAVQTALGRSISFEGRTSSAKEAIRIATAMGWQDHRRAFAHYAMGRVMQTSDPGLAHRHYIEAERYYANTPGTRLHRAYVATQLSAYAITRGDGAEALRIIAPHINTATASENAALLSTLLLLRSEALELENRHAEARSVRLDSIGWARYGFGPDWAVRAKLREIASLNPLKG